The Drechmeria coniospora strain ARSEF 6962 chromosome 02, whole genome shotgun sequence genome has a segment encoding these proteins:
- a CDS encoding serine/threonine-protein kinase Sgk2, whose protein sequence is MHFSRRDVLSHTHDTTTRHDDATRRRDNTTSSSMALSKDQIKIVAENPLDEAFATVCIKLRDCTDELQVGLVASLLGALLNSSAAYFLPTPDRSGNIAGKLFAIQQSVRGGSICLENFRPLIDVAIAKSSDADIWEAALYLLDTLGPPPLSSITPTFKGTPVKSRSSRLADSETREIIGRELFYEIKDCTFRNVGGFCDKYFDTKTWCKQQKKMLKGMMEMHNGKKWTEFPASPDEKPVWDWLRLVEERNLADAPYKLQTTKTANQFKEQRGRMDLFFRITSKGASATFEFKQVLVVGEQKKSYNEGRLKADLLHLTRYIRGIFIDQPTRRFVHGFTLCASTMELWVFDRSGPYSSGPFDIHDKPEIFARAIVGYATMDDNAMGLDTFIKREDRYRHVILDDTGSSSNEMRIRLGMPIVRQKAIVCRGTTCCEAENSSVAKFSWASDKRKLEIHQLKLAAERGVRGVARAVAYRRITTIAEMRMGLQFPERHQFRNEEVCFNDSPSVTPSAKTSSNKSNKRESSFDNTSDASGPKRLRKNRLSKLPANLSKQLSITKTTPSLYACGEGPWENRIYSCLVISPAGRYISNFTTIRELLESMRDAIKAHQPLYMAGNILHRDVSSNNIIITESKTADGFCGMLIDLDLAEVRDGSPSGARHRTGTMQFMAVEVLRKTDHTYRHDLESFFYVLLWMCARESWTKNNFSRGDKPSKSRLRKWQVGSFDDIADAKSYHMSINGLETIMGEFPEAFDIVKPLCLRIRKILFPLDKDERVSFGTPPGDPDQLYRPMIEAYDEAIGGL, encoded by the coding sequence ATGCATTTCTCTCGTCGCGACGTGCTGTCCCATACCcacgacacgacgacgcgacacgacgacgcgacACGACGACGTGACAACACGACCTCCTCAAGCATGGCTCTGAGCAAGGACCAGATCAAGATTGTCGCAGAGAACCCACTCGATGAGGCATTTGCTACTGTTTGCATTAAACTGCGCGATTGCACCGATGAGCTGCAAGTTGGTCTGGTTGCTAGCCTTCTGGGAGCGCTCCTCAACTCTTCCGCAGCATACTTCCTACCTACACCAGACAGAAGCGGCAACATTGCGGGAAAGTTATTCGCCATACAGCAGTCTGTCCGCGGAGGCTCAATTTGTCTAGAAAATTTCAGGCCACTTATTGACGTTGCCATCGCAAAATCTTCCGATGCCGATATCTGGGAGGCTGCCCTTTATCTCCTGGACACTCTtggccctcctcctctgtCTAGCATCACCCCGACCTTCAAAGGAACGCCAGTCAAGTCCAGGTCGAGTCGACTTGCCGATAGCGAGACGCGTGAGATTATTGGGCGAGAGCTCTTCTACGAGATAAAAGATTGTACCTTCCGCAATGTTGGGGGTTTCTGTGACAAGTATTTTGATACCAAGACCTGGTGTAAACAACAGAAAAAGATGCTCAAGGGGATGATGGAAATGCATAACGGCAAGAAATGGACGGAATTTCCGGCCAGCCCTGATGAAAAACCGGTCTGGGACTGGCTTCGATTAGTAGAGGAGCGAAACCTAGCCGACGCACCATACAAGCTCCAAACTACCAAAACCGCCAACCAGTTCAAGGAGCAAAGGGGCCGAATGGATCTCTTCTTTCGGATAACAAGTAAAGGAGCAAGCGCAACCTTTGAGTTCAAGCAGGTCCTTGTTGTTGGAGAGCAAAAGAAGTCATATAACGAGGGCCGATTAAAGGCAGATCTCCTACACCTTACGCGCTATATCCGAGGGATCTTTATCGACCAACCCACACGCCGATTTGTCCATGGGTTTACCCTCTGCGCTTCTACAATGGAGCTTTGGGTCTTTGATCGGTCGGGGCCTTACAGCTCGGGACCATTCGATATTCACGATAAGCCGGAAATATTTGCGCGGGCTATTGTTGGGTATGCTACAATGGACGATAATGCTATGGGCTTGGACACATTTATTAAGCGGGAGGATAGATATCGTCATGTTATACTGGACGATACAGGGAGTAGCAGCAACGAAATGAGGATCAGGCTAGGGATGCCAATAGTCAGACAGAAGGCCATCGTCTGTCGCGGAACAACATGCTGCGAGGCCGAAAATAGTAGTGTTGCAAAGTTCTCTTGGGCTTCAGACAAGCGAAAGCTTGAGATTCACCAGCTCAAACTGGCAGCAGAAAGGGGCGTTCGGGGGGTAGCAAGAGCAGTGGCCTATCGTCgcattactactattgctGAAATGCGCATGGGGCTACAGTTTCCGGAACGTCACCAGTTCCGGAATGAAGAAGTCTGCTTTAACGATTCGCCATCGGTTACACCAAGCGCAAAGACATCGAGCAACAAGAGCAACAAGCGTGAATCATCATTCGATAATACCTCTGATGCGTCTGGACCTAAGCGGCTGCGGAAGAATCGTCTCTCAAAGCTGCCCGCGAATTTAAGCAAGCAGCTGTCCATAACCAAGACTACGCCTAGCTTATATGCGTGTGGTGAGGGCCCATGGGAGAATAGGATCTACTCATGCCTCGTCATTTCACCAGCTGGCCGTTATATCAGCAACTTTACAACAATCAGGGAACTACTGGAGTCAATGCGAGATGCCATCAAAGCACATCAACCCCTGTATATGGCCGGTAATATTCTCCACCGGGATGTCTCTTCCaataatattattattacagagTCCAAGACTGCAGATGGCTTTTGCGGTATGCTTATTGACCTTGATCTAGCCGAGGTAAGAGATGGTAGCCCGAGCGGAGCGCGGCACCGGACGGGCACGATGCAATTCATGGCAGTCGAGGTGCTCCGCAAGACAGATCATACCTACCGCCATGACCTCGAGTCATTCTTTTACGTCCTGCTTTGGATGTGTGCGCGCGAATCATGGACCAAAAACAACTTCAGCCGCGGAGACAAACCTTCCAAGAGTCGGCTCCGTAAGTGGCAAGTCGGGAGCTTTGACGATATTGCCGACGCCAAATCGTATCACATGAGCATCAACGGCCTCGAAACGATTATGGGCGAGTTTCCAGAAGCTTTCGACATTGTCAAGCCGCTATGCCTCCGGATCAGGAAGATTCTCTTCCCCTTGGACAAGGATGAAAGGGTGAGCTTCGGAACCCCCCCGGGAGACCCAGACCAACTTTACAGGCCCATGATAGAAGCATATGACGAGGCTATTGGAGGTCTGTAA
- a CDS encoding glycosyl transferase, which translates to MAQFVLRDNISHAVQDNISHAVQDDISHAGQNDVSHAGRDGIPNLVHFVYVLKDPKADFGFQFSDYLSIFAAKHYWAPQKIYLHTNALDGSITRARNGQAGKWSQLIFRIPGVVVNIVEAPTRTNTGTEIIHMAHRSDFVRVKAVRDFGGVYIDFDAHPLRDIKVLRESGFRAIGGRQKDGDVMSGTFMSAKGGKMIEQWTEQMHPAFDGKWATHSNQVITKIGEKLIAEPGEMLIMERAAFGPLSWEDNDVAKLYDVHNDITSAIENLTQGDPLPVVDNNRPTWARDWSSSYILHAFKGSKKVYNIKGHKGITPRYILERQSNFARAVYPIANVMYERGLISLNDTNTGK; encoded by the exons ATGGCTCAGTTCGTTCTGCGC GATAATATCTCGCATGCCGTCCAGGATAATATCTCGCATGCCGTCCAGGACGACATCTCGCATGCTGGTCAGAACGACGTCTCACACGCCGGTCGGGACGGTATCCCCAACCTGGTACATTTCGTCTACGTACTCAAAGACCCCAAGGCCGATTTCGGCTTTCAGTTTAGTGATTATTTGTCCATATTTGCCGCCAAGCACTATTGGGCGCCTCAGAAGATTTATTTGCACACCAATGCGTTGGATGGTTCCATTACACGCGCAAGAAACGGCCAGGCAGGTAAATGGAGCCAGCTGATATTCCGCATTCCTGGGGTCGTCGTGAATATTGTTGAAGCTCCAACCCGCACGAATACCGGCACCGAGATCATTCACATGGCGCATCGATCGGATTTCGTAAGGGTCAAGGCAGTACGTGACTTTGGGGGTGTGTATATCGACTTCGACGCTCACCCCCTGCGAGATATCAAGGTATTGCGCGAGAGCGGCTTCCGTGCTATTGGAGGCAGGCAAAAGGATGGCGATGTAATGAGTGGCACTTTTATGTCGGCAAAAGGCGGCAAGATGATCGAGCAATGGACCGAGCAAATGCACCCGGCATTCGACGGAAAATGGGCAACCCATAGCAACCAGGTCATTACCAAGATTGGGGAAAAACTCATTGCCGAACCTGGAGAAATGCTGATCATGGAGCGAGCGGCCTTTGGACCTCTCAGTTGGGAAGACAATGACGTCGCCAAATTATACGATGTCCACAACGATATCACGTCGGCCATCGAAAATCTCACCCAGGGCGATCCGCTACCAGTCGTGGATAACAACCGCCCGACCTGGGCCCGAGATTGGTCCAGTAGCTATATTCTACACGCATTTAAAGGTTCAAAGAAAGTATACAACATCAAGGGTCACAAAGGGATTACGCCACGATATATACTAGAAAGACAGAGTAACTTTGCGCGCGCAGTATATCCTATTGCAAATGTAATGTATGAAAGAGGACTGATCAGTTTGAACGATACCAACACCGGGAAATGA